In Coleofasciculus chthonoplastes PCC 7420, the following proteins share a genomic window:
- a CDS encoding AbrB/MazE/SpoVT family DNA-binding domain-containing protein, with product MKIDTDGKITIPPNIQSQLGFRPGTEVQLEVVGNTLRIRKPQGFSRGRQMIAAIRGKATNRLTTNDIIQLTRGDR from the coding sequence ATGAAAATTGACACAGACGGTAAAATTACTATTCCTCCAAACATTCAAAGCCAGCTTGGGTTTCGACCAGGAACAGAAGTTCAACTTGAAGTAGTAGGAAATACCTTACGCATTCGCAAGCCTCAAGGTTTCAGCCGAGGAAGACAAATGATTGCTGCCATTCGTGGTAAAGCAACGAACCGCCTGACAACTAACGACATTATCCAACTAACTCGCGGAGACCGATGA
- a CDS encoding type II toxin-antitoxin system VapC family toxin produces the protein MSEILVDSNVILDILTEDPQWFDWSSQMLTDYANQGDLVINPIIYAEISIGFNQPEEVEDALPEDFFRRDPLPYSAAFLAGQSFLAYRRHGGERRSPLPDFYIGAHAVIANMPLLTRDVNRYLTYFPSVQLITP, from the coding sequence ATGAGCGAAATTCTGGTAGATAGCAATGTCATCTTGGATATTCTCACCGAAGATCCTCAATGGTTTGACTGGTCATCGCAAATGCTAACTGACTACGCCAATCAGGGAGATTTGGTGATTAACCCGATCATTTACGCCGAAATATCGATTGGGTTTAATCAACCCGAAGAAGTAGAAGACGCTTTACCAGAAGATTTTTTTCGTCGAGACCCCTTACCCTATTCAGCCGCTTTCCTAGCAGGACAAAGCTTTTTGGCATATCGCCGACATGGAGGTGAACGGCGATCGCCACTTCCTGACTTTTATATCGGCGCTCATGCTGTCATAGCAAATATGCCTCTGCTTACCCGTGATGTCAATCGTTATCTTACATATTTTCCATCCGTTCAACTCATTACACCATAG